A single window of Nocardioides kongjuensis DNA harbors:
- a CDS encoding MarR family winged helix-turn-helix transcriptional regulator, producing the protein MPSTTDQPPGARVPLLVQRLSYELTRFSHLFARHHALHPTDVEALAHLHQASLRGQVMTPSRLADAIDLSPPATSALLRRLEASGHVERVPDPADGRRHLLALTDTARQVASGFFGPLAGALRASLVDLDDAEVAVVERWLASAADGAGRLADRIADTDRPGPPHA; encoded by the coding sequence ATGCCGTCGACCACCGACCAGCCACCCGGAGCCCGGGTCCCGCTGCTGGTCCAGCGGCTGTCCTACGAGCTCACCCGCTTCTCGCACCTGTTCGCCCGCCACCACGCCCTGCACCCCACCGACGTCGAGGCCCTCGCCCACCTCCACCAGGCCTCGCTGCGAGGTCAGGTCATGACCCCCAGTCGCCTCGCCGACGCGATCGACCTCAGCCCGCCGGCGACGTCCGCGCTGCTGCGCCGCCTCGAGGCGAGCGGCCACGTGGAACGCGTGCCCGACCCCGCCGACGGCCGCCGCCACCTGCTGGCCCTGACCGACACCGCTCGCCAGGTGGCCAGCGGCTTCTTCGGCCCGCTCGCAGGAGCGCTGCGCGCGTCGCTGGTCGATCTCGACGACGCAGAGGTCGCCGTGGTCGAGCGCTGGCTCGCCAGCGCTGCGGACGGTGCCGGGCGACTCGCCGACCGGATCGCCGACACGGACCGTCCCGGACCACCCCACGCCTGA
- a CDS encoding ABC transporter ATP-binding protein produces MSAGYGRSAVLHGVSLAVESGEFVVVLGSNGAGKSTLMQVVMGLLPLTGGSVRLGGVDLAALPAHARVRHRVAYVPEGRRVFPALTVEENLVAAWRPPGRDQAEALDRQYATFERLRERRHQLAGTLSGGEQQMLALARALISEPELLVADEISLGLAPMVVEELFEVFADLNRAGTAILLAEQSAVLALEFASTAHVMETGRITLSGAAADLADDPRVADAYLRMS; encoded by the coding sequence GTGAGTGCCGGATACGGACGGAGCGCCGTCCTGCACGGCGTGAGCCTGGCCGTCGAGTCCGGGGAGTTCGTCGTCGTGCTCGGCTCCAACGGGGCGGGCAAGTCGACGCTGATGCAGGTGGTCATGGGCCTGCTGCCGCTGACCGGCGGCAGCGTGCGGCTCGGCGGCGTCGACCTCGCAGCCCTGCCTGCGCACGCGCGGGTCCGGCACCGCGTCGCCTACGTGCCCGAGGGGCGGCGGGTGTTCCCGGCGCTCACCGTCGAGGAGAACCTGGTCGCCGCCTGGCGGCCGCCGGGGCGCGACCAGGCCGAGGCCCTGGACCGGCAGTACGCGACGTTCGAGCGGCTCCGCGAGCGGCGCCACCAGCTCGCCGGCACCCTCTCCGGCGGGGAGCAGCAGATGCTCGCGCTCGCGCGAGCCCTGATCAGCGAGCCGGAGCTGCTCGTCGCGGACGAGATCTCGCTGGGTCTGGCCCCGATGGTCGTGGAGGAGCTCTTCGAGGTGTTCGCCGATCTCAACCGCGCGGGAACGGCGATACTCCTGGCCGAGCAGAGTGCGGTGCTCGCGCTCGAGTTCGCCAGCACGGCGCACGTGATGGAGACGGGGCGGATCACCCTCTCGGGCGCGGCCGCCGACCTCGCGGACGATCCCCGGGTCGCTGACGCCTACCTGCGGATGAGCTGA
- a CDS encoding ABC transporter ATP-binding protein gives MSAGRREVPLVEVRGIGVRFGGLQALDEVSFAVGQGEFVSVIGPNGAGKSTLFNVISGVQRPTSGEVLFDGEPVRRSRPDLVHARGVGRTFQVARPIGSLTVRDNVLLGAGGHRLRGVLSSLRPRSRDRALQLRVDELLELAGLTAVAHRPASEISPGDLRRMEIARALGDEPRLVLLDEPAAGVGSDGLTPLAELLGRIRERGVAVLLVEHYVGLALSLSDRAVVLNRGRLLAVGDPDEIRGNQAVIDAYLGTKRSRADGGVQQSTGSEHEG, from the coding sequence ATGAGCGCGGGCAGGCGCGAGGTACCGCTCGTCGAGGTGCGCGGGATCGGGGTGCGCTTCGGAGGGCTCCAGGCGCTGGACGAGGTGTCCTTCGCGGTGGGGCAGGGGGAGTTCGTCTCGGTGATCGGCCCCAACGGGGCCGGCAAGTCGACCCTCTTCAACGTGATCTCCGGCGTGCAGAGGCCGACCTCGGGGGAGGTGCTCTTCGACGGCGAGCCGGTCCGCAGGTCACGCCCCGACCTGGTCCACGCCCGTGGCGTGGGACGGACCTTCCAGGTCGCGCGGCCGATCGGCTCGCTGACGGTGCGGGACAACGTGCTGCTGGGTGCCGGTGGTCACCGGTTGCGCGGCGTGCTCAGCAGCCTGCGGCCCCGGTCGCGCGACCGCGCGCTGCAGCTGCGGGTCGACGAGCTGCTCGAGCTCGCCGGACTCACGGCGGTCGCACACCGTCCGGCCTCGGAGATCAGTCCCGGTGACCTGCGCCGGATGGAGATCGCGCGGGCCCTGGGCGACGAGCCGCGGCTGGTCCTCCTCGACGAGCCTGCGGCCGGGGTCGGCTCGGACGGGCTGACCCCGCTCGCAGAGCTCCTGGGGAGGATCCGGGAGCGCGGGGTCGCGGTGCTCCTCGTCGAGCACTACGTCGGGCTGGCGCTGTCCCTCTCGGACCGGGCTGTCGTCCTCAACCGCGGCCGGCTGCTGGCCGTGGGCGACCCGGACGAGATCCGCGGCAACCAGGCCGTCATCGACGCCTACCTCGGGACGAAGCGGTCCCGAGCCGACGGCGGCGTCCAGCAGTCGACAGGAAGCGAGCACGAGGGATGA
- a CDS encoding branched-chain amino acid ABC transporter permease — MTYAIVVAVTAILMASVVVSLNLTAGYAGQPNLAQSAFFGLGAYFAAVLSVEHGMSFWSVLPVAALVAGLAGAVLGAISLRLREDFFAITTVGLNFVVVALFKSVDFFGGATGIYGLPLPVLGSTAFTNDHFLVLSVVLLAVVVLVARIVRDSWYGGMLMAIREDELVAASLGAPVALFKASAFALSSLLAGVVGAVYAFFISSITPETFGFNQSVLLLSMLIIGGIGTIRGAIVGAVLLTLVPELFRFASDYRNLVYGVFLVLVLRFQPQGLVGDDSWLARGVSGLLRRPSPSLPTPKEVAR, encoded by the coding sequence ATGACCTACGCGATCGTCGTGGCGGTGACCGCGATCTTGATGGCCAGCGTCGTCGTGAGCCTGAACCTGACGGCAGGCTATGCCGGTCAGCCGAACCTCGCGCAGAGCGCCTTCTTCGGTCTCGGTGCCTACTTCGCCGCGGTGCTCTCGGTCGAGCACGGCATGTCCTTCTGGTCGGTGCTGCCCGTGGCAGCACTGGTCGCGGGGCTCGCGGGGGCGGTCCTCGGGGCGATCAGCCTGCGGCTGCGCGAGGACTTCTTCGCGATCACGACCGTCGGCCTGAACTTCGTGGTGGTCGCGCTGTTCAAGAGCGTCGACTTCTTCGGTGGGGCCACAGGGATCTACGGCCTCCCGCTCCCGGTGCTCGGCAGCACGGCGTTCACCAACGACCACTTCCTCGTGCTGTCAGTGGTGCTCCTCGCCGTCGTCGTCCTGGTCGCCAGGATCGTGCGGGACAGCTGGTACGGCGGCATGTTGATGGCGATCCGCGAGGACGAGCTGGTGGCAGCCTCGCTGGGAGCACCGGTGGCGCTCTTCAAGGCGTCGGCGTTCGCGTTGAGCTCCCTCCTGGCCGGTGTGGTCGGGGCCGTCTACGCCTTCTTCATCAGCAGCATCACGCCTGAGACCTTCGGCTTCAACCAGTCGGTGCTCCTGCTGTCGATGCTCATCATCGGTGGGATCGGGACCATCCGCGGGGCCATCGTCGGCGCCGTCCTCCTGACCCTGGTCCCCGAGCTCTTCCGGTTCGCCTCGGACTACCGCAACCTCGTCTACGGCGTGTTCCTGGTGCTCGTGCTGAGGTTCCAGCCGCAGGGACTCGTCGGGGACGACAGCTGGCTGGCCCGCGGTGTGTCCGGGCTGCTGCGTCGCCCGAGTCCGTCGCTCCCGACCCCGAAGGAGGTGGCCCGATGA
- a CDS encoding branched-chain amino acid ABC transporter permease, translating into METTVDGLVIGSLYALVALGPCLVYGLLRVLDIANAAALTLGGYLVLVLAERADSPLLGVLAGLAAGAVLGWVVQRWIYRPILDRGPIVTLVTGIGLYIVATELFRLVFGPSQRSAHVELPLPDLDLGGVRLEGIDVVVLSVTVSVIGATWYVLTRTRSGVLWQAVAQDRNVAGAVGINAPRVIAAVFAVGYLLSALAGALLSVKYDAVYPTLGDIPAYKMLAIIILGGLGSPVGTIVAALLIGLVESWVVASFGFALPRDAIAFVALIVMLLNRPQGLIPSRVVKA; encoded by the coding sequence ATGGAAACCACAGTCGACGGACTCGTCATCGGGTCCCTGTATGCCTTGGTCGCGCTGGGGCCGTGCCTGGTCTACGGGTTGCTGCGCGTGCTCGACATCGCGAACGCCGCTGCCCTGACCCTCGGTGGCTACCTCGTCCTCGTCCTCGCCGAGCGCGCCGACAGCCCGTTGCTGGGCGTGCTGGCGGGCCTGGCCGCGGGCGCCGTGCTCGGTTGGGTGGTCCAGCGCTGGATCTACCGGCCGATCCTCGACCGCGGGCCGATCGTCACGCTCGTGACCGGAATCGGGCTCTACATCGTGGCCACCGAGCTGTTCCGCCTGGTCTTCGGGCCGTCGCAGCGCAGCGCCCACGTCGAGCTTCCGTTGCCCGACCTCGACCTCGGCGGCGTACGGCTCGAGGGCATCGACGTCGTGGTGCTGTCGGTGACCGTCAGCGTGATCGGCGCGACCTGGTACGTGCTGACCAGGACGCGGAGCGGCGTCCTGTGGCAGGCCGTCGCGCAGGACCGGAACGTGGCAGGTGCGGTGGGCATCAACGCCCCTCGGGTCATCGCGGCCGTCTTCGCGGTCGGGTACCTCCTGTCGGCACTTGCCGGTGCGCTGCTCTCGGTGAAGTACGACGCGGTCTACCCGACCCTGGGTGACATCCCTGCCTACAAGATGCTGGCGATCATCATCCTCGGCGGCCTCGGGAGCCCTGTCGGCACGATCGTGGCAGCCCTGCTCATCGGACTCGTCGAGTCGTGGGTCGTGGCGTCCTTCGGGTTCGCCCTGCCCCGCGACGCCATCGCGTTCGTGGCGCTCATCGTGATGCTCCTGAACCGGCCACAGGGCCTGATCCCGTCCCGGGTGGTGAAGGCATGA
- a CDS encoding ABC transporter substrate-binding protein → MRIRSVMAGTLVALLAATTACSGGESGGDTLKIGFFAPSSGFGSSDGRSALAGAKLAVAQANADGGIDGRKVELITYDDASDPKQGAVIATKLVSQDRVVAAVSGSYSPQTLAAATIFQRNEVPLVSAYAVNPGIPETGDFVFQQDFDGEVQGRAGAVQLAQDGVRKPAIIAIDNDFGNALVDGFSDQAEESGLDVVSVDKNEFGEKDFDSIVRRAVDAGADAIYLVQYVAEGTQFFRALRKSGVDLPVLSTEGIDSAGFLESIGDLADGTKITTNLNRDADATATTTFLADFAEANDFPADMVAASSYDAVKLILDAAEASGTSADDIRKGLVGTSDHAGATGTLAKFTDGRQVVKPVQVLRFEGASLVSVGEITDPAVITP, encoded by the coding sequence ATGCGAATCCGCTCTGTGATGGCTGGCACGCTCGTCGCGCTGCTGGCCGCGACGACCGCCTGCTCGGGAGGTGAGTCCGGCGGCGACACGCTCAAGATCGGCTTCTTCGCGCCATCGTCCGGGTTCGGGTCCTCGGACGGACGCAGCGCCCTGGCCGGCGCGAAGCTCGCCGTCGCCCAGGCGAACGCGGACGGTGGCATCGACGGCAGGAAGGTCGAGCTGATCACCTACGACGACGCCAGCGACCCCAAGCAGGGCGCCGTGATCGCGACCAAGCTGGTGTCCCAGGACCGGGTCGTCGCGGCGGTCAGCGGTTCCTACAGCCCGCAGACCCTCGCGGCGGCGACCATCTTCCAGCGGAACGAGGTCCCGCTCGTGTCTGCGTACGCCGTCAACCCGGGCATCCCCGAGACCGGCGACTTCGTCTTCCAGCAGGACTTCGACGGTGAGGTGCAGGGCCGCGCCGGCGCCGTCCAGCTCGCCCAGGACGGGGTGAGGAAGCCCGCGATCATCGCGATCGACAACGACTTCGGCAACGCACTCGTGGACGGGTTCAGCGACCAGGCGGAGGAGAGCGGGCTGGACGTCGTCTCCGTCGACAAGAACGAGTTCGGTGAGAAGGACTTCGACTCGATCGTTCGTCGCGCCGTCGACGCCGGCGCCGACGCGATCTACCTCGTCCAGTACGTCGCGGAGGGAACCCAGTTCTTCCGCGCCCTGCGGAAGTCCGGCGTGGACCTGCCCGTGCTGAGCACCGAAGGCATCGACTCGGCCGGTTTCCTCGAGTCGATCGGCGACCTCGCCGACGGCACGAAGATCACCACCAACCTCAACCGCGACGCCGACGCGACGGCGACCACGACCTTCCTGGCGGACTTCGCCGAGGCCAACGACTTCCCTGCGGACATGGTGGCCGCGTCGTCGTACGACGCCGTGAAGCTGATCCTCGATGCCGCCGAAGCATCGGGGACCAGCGCGGACGACATCCGCAAGGGGCTGGTCGGCACCTCCGACCACGCCGGTGCCACCGGCACCCTGGCGAAGTTCACCGACGGGCGGCAGGTGGTCAAGCCCGTGCAGGTTCTCCGGTTCGAGGGCGCGAGCCTGGTGTCGGTCGGCGAGATCACCGACCCGGCCGTCATCACTCCGTGA
- a CDS encoding PucR family transcriptional regulator has protein sequence MPVVLRDLLDEPNLQVRAVVLPEGAADQPISWLSTTELPDPVPFLRGQELVMTTALLDRSPEEWHDLATRLAAVPVTAICLGIGLVHDEPPAHLVAAARDAGLPLVVSPVEVPFIAISHWLADQIYAETYAAVQTNLQVQDRLVRELLSRRGIDGMLGELRRRLGLDAVVLAEPSGHVLHRSPKSSRWTPVAGEDTEEGSSASSEVLVDDVPVAVLHTVPAPTHAGVLPFAATVLGLELAREQAFLTGRRELLGQVLEDVLHGLVSDHAARNRLRRLGVQADAAQTMVVALLDDSPDRLRRVPWELRSVLAREGDALPTALLEDAVAVVVPDGVDAAAVADDLREQLLRARHQPAIGLGAARRGVAGLRLGYYEARQAAVPDGVGRSAPLSLTGLLLGNLDLPLAELGQEVLGPLLDRDDQAGNHLLLTLRTYLAHDCVPSATAAAMVIHRNTLRYRLEQVEQLLGRDLDRLTDRMELALALAALDAAGGSGS, from the coding sequence ATGCCCGTGGTGCTGCGCGACCTGCTCGACGAGCCCAACCTGCAGGTGCGGGCGGTCGTCCTTCCGGAGGGCGCAGCCGACCAGCCGATCAGCTGGCTCTCGACGACCGAGCTCCCGGACCCGGTGCCGTTCCTGCGCGGCCAGGAACTGGTGATGACCACCGCCCTGCTCGACCGCTCTCCCGAGGAGTGGCACGACCTGGCGACCCGCCTCGCCGCGGTGCCGGTCACGGCGATCTGCCTCGGGATCGGCCTGGTCCACGACGAGCCGCCCGCGCACCTGGTCGCCGCGGCGCGGGACGCAGGGCTGCCCCTCGTCGTCTCGCCGGTCGAGGTGCCCTTCATCGCGATCAGCCACTGGCTGGCCGACCAGATCTACGCCGAGACCTATGCCGCGGTGCAGACCAATCTCCAGGTGCAGGACCGACTGGTCCGGGAGCTGTTGTCCCGACGCGGCATCGACGGCATGCTCGGCGAGCTGCGCCGCCGCCTCGGCCTCGATGCAGTGGTCCTGGCCGAGCCCAGCGGGCACGTCCTGCATCGCTCGCCCAAGAGCTCGCGCTGGACCCCGGTGGCGGGCGAGGACACCGAGGAGGGGAGCTCCGCGTCGTCCGAGGTCCTCGTGGACGACGTCCCGGTGGCCGTCCTGCACACCGTCCCGGCTCCGACCCATGCAGGCGTGCTTCCGTTCGCCGCCACGGTGCTGGGCCTGGAGCTGGCCCGCGAGCAGGCCTTCCTGACCGGCCGCCGGGAGCTGCTCGGCCAGGTCCTCGAGGACGTGTTGCACGGCCTGGTCTCCGACCACGCGGCACGGAACCGACTGCGGCGGCTGGGCGTCCAGGCCGACGCGGCCCAGACCATGGTCGTCGCGCTGCTGGACGACAGCCCCGACCGGCTCCGCCGCGTGCCGTGGGAGCTGCGATCGGTTCTCGCGCGCGAGGGCGACGCCCTTCCCACCGCACTCCTGGAGGATGCGGTCGCGGTCGTCGTGCCCGACGGAGTCGACGCCGCCGCAGTGGCGGACGATCTGCGCGAGCAGCTGCTCCGAGCGCGCCACCAGCCTGCGATCGGGCTGGGCGCTGCGCGTCGCGGGGTGGCCGGCCTGCGACTCGGCTACTACGAGGCCAGGCAGGCTGCCGTGCCCGACGGGGTGGGCCGTTCCGCGCCCCTGTCGCTCACGGGGCTCCTCCTCGGGAACCTCGACCTGCCGCTCGCGGAGCTCGGGCAGGAGGTCCTCGGCCCGCTGCTCGATCGCGACGACCAGGCCGGCAACCACCTGCTTCTCACCCTGCGCACCTACCTGGCCCACGACTGCGTCCCCAGCGCCACCGCTGCTGCGATGGTGATCCACCGCAACACGCTTCGCTACCGGCTGGAGCAGGTCGAGCAGCTCCTCGGCCGCGATCTCGACCGACTCACGGACCGCATGGAGCTCGCCCTCGCGCTCGCCGCGCTGGACGCGGCGGGGGGTTCCGGCTCGTAG
- a CDS encoding acyl-CoA dehydrogenase family protein — MYLLDDVHHELRAAARRVSTEKLAPRAAAVDEAAVFPQESYDVLVAAGLHAPGIPEQYGGDGVDAIASAITVEEVARVCASSCAIITSNKLGVVPLLHYASEDQRQRYLPEIASGEALMAYAISEREAGSDVAAMRTSARLDGDSWVLNGVKTWITSAGIARYLVVFAVSDPGQGSRSLSAFIVHADDPGISYGEPERKMGLKGSVTREVYFENCRVPVDRLIGERGRGMRVALGTLDHTRVSIGAEAVGIAQGALDAAVAYIKERRQFGRAIADFQGIQFMVADMGMKVEAARQMVYAAAARSEAGSDDLTFFGAAAKCLASDTAMAVTTDAVQLLGGYGYTRDFPVERMMRDAKITQIYEGTNQIQRVVMARHLLA; from the coding sequence ATGTACCTCCTCGATGACGTCCACCACGAGCTCCGCGCCGCGGCGCGCCGCGTCAGCACCGAGAAGCTGGCGCCCCGCGCCGCCGCGGTCGACGAGGCCGCCGTGTTCCCCCAGGAGAGCTACGACGTCCTGGTCGCTGCGGGCCTCCACGCGCCCGGCATCCCCGAGCAGTACGGCGGTGACGGCGTGGACGCGATCGCCTCCGCGATCACCGTGGAGGAGGTCGCCCGGGTCTGCGCGTCCAGCTGCGCGATCATCACCTCCAACAAGCTGGGCGTGGTCCCGCTCCTGCACTACGCCAGCGAGGACCAGCGGCAGCGGTACCTGCCCGAGATCGCGTCCGGCGAGGCGTTGATGGCCTACGCGATCAGCGAGCGCGAGGCGGGCAGCGACGTCGCGGCCATGCGCACGAGCGCGCGGCTCGACGGTGACTCGTGGGTACTCAACGGCGTGAAGACGTGGATCACCTCGGCCGGGATCGCCCGCTACCTCGTGGTCTTCGCGGTGAGCGACCCGGGCCAGGGCTCGCGCTCGCTCTCGGCGTTCATCGTGCACGCCGACGACCCGGGCATCTCCTACGGCGAGCCGGAGCGCAAGATGGGACTCAAGGGCTCCGTCACCCGCGAGGTCTACTTCGAGAACTGTCGCGTCCCCGTGGACCGCCTGATCGGCGAGCGGGGCCGGGGCATGCGGGTCGCGCTCGGGACCCTCGACCACACCCGGGTCTCGATCGGGGCCGAGGCGGTCGGCATCGCCCAGGGTGCGCTGGATGCGGCGGTCGCCTACATCAAGGAGCGCCGGCAGTTCGGCCGGGCGATCGCCGACTTCCAGGGCATCCAGTTCATGGTCGCCGACATGGGCATGAAGGTCGAGGCGGCGCGGCAGATGGTCTACGCCGCGGCCGCGCGCAGCGAGGCGGGCAGCGATGACCTCACCTTCTTCGGTGCGGCCGCCAAGTGCCTGGCATCGGACACGGCCATGGCCGTGACGACCGACGCGGTGCAGCTCCTGGGTGGATACGGCTACACCCGGGACTTCCCGGTCGAGCGCATGATGCGCGACGCGAAGATCACGCAGATCTACGAGGGCACCAACCAGATCCAGCGGGTCGTCATGGCTCGCCACCTGCTCGCATGA
- a CDS encoding CaiB/BaiF CoA transferase family protein, whose translation MPLLTDVKVLDLSRVLAGPYCTSLLRGLGADVVKVEGLHGDDARHLGPFRDGESVYFAQLNHGKRSIALNLKDADDHATLLDLARAADVVVENFRPGVATRLGIDHAALSAINPRLVYASISGFGQDGPLAHAPAYDLVVQAMSGLMEGTGTAEGGPTRVGESVGDVIAGLHAAWGVTAALFERERTGVGRHVDVAMFDSLVSLQVTAMSILTATGALPGRVGNRHPVSAPFDTYPSKDGLVAIAVANDSVFARFCTLVGHPEAANDPRFADDGSRTAHRVDIEELATSWSTRLTTDEAVARAEEAGVPAAPIWDLAQALASEQATHRGLVDHFEHPVLGRTPFLTQPLRFPGSGEGRATVTASSPDLGADRDTVLADWLDVVRVEA comes from the coding sequence ATGCCGCTGCTGACCGACGTGAAGGTGCTCGACCTGAGCCGGGTGCTGGCCGGCCCCTACTGCACCTCCCTGCTGAGGGGCCTGGGCGCCGACGTCGTCAAGGTCGAGGGCCTCCACGGCGACGACGCCCGGCACCTCGGCCCCTTCCGCGACGGCGAGAGCGTCTACTTCGCGCAGCTCAACCACGGCAAGCGCAGCATCGCGCTGAACCTGAAGGACGCCGACGACCACGCCACCTTGCTGGATCTGGCCCGCGCCGCCGACGTGGTGGTCGAGAACTTCCGCCCGGGCGTGGCGACGCGGCTCGGCATCGACCACGCGGCGTTGAGCGCGATCAACCCGCGCCTGGTGTACGCCAGCATCTCGGGCTTCGGCCAGGACGGTCCGCTCGCCCACGCCCCGGCCTACGACCTGGTGGTCCAGGCCATGTCGGGCCTGATGGAGGGCACAGGGACCGCGGAGGGCGGACCGACCCGGGTGGGCGAGTCGGTCGGCGACGTCATCGCCGGCCTCCACGCCGCCTGGGGCGTCACGGCCGCACTCTTCGAGCGCGAGCGGACCGGCGTCGGGCGTCACGTGGACGTCGCGATGTTCGACTCGCTCGTCTCCTTGCAGGTCACCGCGATGAGCATCCTGACCGCGACCGGTGCGCTGCCGGGCCGCGTCGGCAACCGGCACCCCGTCTCCGCACCCTTCGACACCTACCCGTCCAAGGACGGACTGGTCGCGATCGCGGTGGCCAACGACAGCGTGTTCGCACGGTTCTGCACGCTCGTCGGTCACCCGGAGGCCGCGAACGATCCGCGCTTCGCGGACGACGGGTCCCGGACCGCGCACCGGGTCGACATCGAGGAGCTCGCGACGTCGTGGTCGACCCGGTTGACGACCGACGAGGCCGTCGCCCGGGCCGAGGAGGCGGGAGTGCCCGCGGCGCCGATCTGGGACCTGGCTCAGGCACTCGCCAGCGAGCAGGCGACGCACCGCGGGCTGGTCGACCACTTCGAGCACCCGGTGCTGGGACGGACACCCTTCCTCACGCAGCCGCTGCGCTTCCCCGGTTCGGGCGAGGGGCGCGCCACGGTCACCGCCTCCAGCCCGGACCTGGGCGCGGACCGCGACACCGTCCTGGCGGACTGGCTCGACGTCGTCCGCGTCGAGGCCTGA
- a CDS encoding amidohydrolase family protein, with amino-acid sequence MGGTVDVHTHYVPRGWPDLGPGQPWLRIDSERDAMILVGDSEFRRVQDDCWDAGVRLADMDADGVARQVVSPTPVFFSYDLPGAEAAAVCRIFNDLALEICAPGGERLVPFCQVPLQDPDLACVELDRAVAAGHRGVEIGNHVGDRDLDDAGIITFLQHAADSGVPVFVHPWDMHTSPRLDRWMARWLAGMPAETHLSVLAMILGGVFDKVPDSLRICFAHGGGSFPFWLGRFENAWHRRGDVIATSAQPPSAYVDRFSVDSVVFDPRALRTLVDTMGVSQVMVGSDYPYPLGERPVGKVVDDADFLSESDRAALRWGNASRFLGS; translated from the coding sequence GTGGGCGGCACCGTCGACGTCCACACCCACTACGTCCCCCGTGGCTGGCCGGACCTCGGCCCGGGACAGCCCTGGCTGCGGATCGACTCCGAGCGCGACGCGATGATCCTCGTCGGTGACTCCGAGTTCCGGCGCGTCCAGGACGACTGCTGGGACGCCGGGGTGCGGCTCGCTGACATGGACGCGGACGGCGTCGCCCGGCAGGTCGTCTCGCCGACGCCGGTCTTCTTCTCCTACGACCTGCCCGGGGCCGAGGCTGCCGCCGTCTGCCGGATCTTCAACGACCTGGCGCTGGAGATCTGCGCGCCCGGCGGTGAGCGCCTGGTGCCGTTCTGCCAGGTCCCGCTCCAGGACCCGGACCTGGCGTGCGTCGAGCTCGACCGCGCCGTCGCCGCCGGGCACCGGGGCGTCGAGATCGGCAACCACGTGGGTGATCGCGACCTCGACGACGCGGGCATCATCACCTTCCTCCAGCACGCCGCCGACTCGGGAGTCCCGGTCTTCGTGCACCCCTGGGACATGCACACCTCGCCCCGGCTGGACCGGTGGATGGCGCGATGGCTGGCCGGGATGCCCGCCGAGACCCATCTCTCGGTGCTCGCGATGATCCTGGGCGGCGTGTTCGACAAGGTGCCGGACTCGCTGCGGATCTGCTTCGCCCACGGCGGCGGCTCGTTCCCCTTCTGGCTGGGGCGCTTCGAGAACGCCTGGCACCGCCGCGGCGACGTCATCGCCACCTCGGCACAGCCGCCCTCGGCGTACGTCGACCGGTTCAGCGTCGACAGCGTGGTCTTCGACCCGCGGGCGCTGCGCACCCTCGTCGACACCATGGGCGTGTCCCAGGTGATGGTCGGCAGCGACTACCCCTACCCGCTGGGAGAGCGCCCGGTCGGCAAGGTGGTCGACGACGCGGACTTCCTCAGCGAGTCCGACCGTGCCGCCCTGCGCTGGGGCAACGCCTCCCGGTTCCTGGGGTCCTGA
- a CDS encoding 3-hydroxyanthranilate 3,4-dioxygenase — protein MNIPPVFNFEKWVAEHEHLLKPPVNNRQMWEPMGDFIVQVVGGPNQRTDFHLDPYEEWFYQVKGNMHVNLMTDEGPVRVDIREGDMWMLPRNVHHSPQRPEEGSIGIVIERIREEGTLEKFVWFCESCHHQVHEVELQVRDIVADLPPVFEQFYASEEARTCTSCGALHPGKG, from the coding sequence ATGAACATCCCACCCGTCTTCAACTTCGAGAAGTGGGTCGCCGAGCACGAGCACCTGCTCAAGCCGCCGGTGAACAACCGGCAGATGTGGGAGCCGATGGGCGACTTCATCGTGCAGGTGGTCGGCGGCCCCAACCAGCGCACCGACTTCCACCTCGACCCCTACGAGGAGTGGTTCTACCAGGTCAAGGGCAACATGCACGTCAACCTGATGACCGACGAGGGCCCCGTCCGCGTCGACATCCGCGAGGGCGACATGTGGATGCTCCCGCGCAACGTGCACCACTCGCCGCAGCGCCCCGAGGAGGGGTCGATCGGCATCGTGATCGAGCGGATCCGCGAGGAGGGCACGCTCGAGAAGTTCGTGTGGTTCTGCGAGTCCTGCCACCACCAGGTCCACGAGGTCGAGCTCCAGGTGCGCGACATCGTCGCCGACCTGCCGCCCGTCTTCGAGCAGTTCTACGCCTCCGAGGAGGCGCGCACCTGCACGAGCTGCGGTGCGCTCCACCCCGGAAAGGGCTGA